From Caulobacter segnis, a single genomic window includes:
- a CDS encoding sugar phosphate isomerase/epimerase family protein, with protein sequence MIANEPRAADLSRRGLLAAGAATFGAAFAGAASAAETPFFQRRKLPVGIQLYSLGPDLAKELDAQLATVAKIGFKSVELAGYLGRTPAELRAAFDKAGLVCPSAHIAPKGPNGFSGDLSKLADELHVIGVKSAIMPILYIPDRLGNDLRQAGVQMTADDWKWNADFLNEKAAVLKKAGIVSGYHNHNFEFAPLGDTNGMEILLKGTDPNLVTFEMDAGWVTAAGQDPFALLKAYSGRFTQMHVKDVKPSTKFNFELKQDPTEVGAGMIDWKKLLPAAYAEGVRGFYYEQEPPFAHARLESAKISYDYLAKVVA encoded by the coding sequence ATGATCGCCAACGAACCCCGAGCGGCCGACCTTTCGCGGCGCGGACTGCTGGCCGCCGGCGCGGCGACCTTCGGCGCGGCCTTCGCCGGCGCCGCCAGCGCGGCGGAGACACCGTTCTTCCAGCGCCGCAAGCTGCCCGTCGGCATCCAGCTCTACAGCCTGGGCCCGGATCTGGCGAAGGAGCTGGACGCCCAACTGGCCACGGTCGCCAAGATCGGCTTCAAGTCGGTGGAGCTGGCCGGCTACCTCGGCCGTACGCCGGCCGAACTGCGCGCCGCCTTCGACAAGGCCGGCCTTGTCTGCCCCAGCGCCCATATCGCGCCCAAGGGCCCCAACGGCTTCAGCGGCGATCTCAGCAAGCTGGCCGACGAACTGCATGTGATCGGTGTGAAGTCGGCGATCATGCCGATCCTCTACATTCCCGACCGCCTGGGTAATGATCTGCGCCAGGCCGGCGTCCAGATGACGGCCGACGACTGGAAGTGGAACGCCGACTTCCTGAACGAGAAGGCCGCCGTGCTGAAGAAGGCCGGCATTGTCAGCGGCTATCACAACCACAATTTCGAGTTCGCGCCGCTGGGGGATACCAACGGCATGGAGATCCTGCTGAAGGGCACCGATCCCAACCTGGTGACCTTCGAAATGGACGCCGGCTGGGTCACGGCCGCCGGCCAGGACCCGTTCGCCCTGCTGAAGGCCTACTCGGGTCGTTTCACCCAGATGCACGTCAAGGATGTCAAACCCTCGACCAAGTTCAATTTCGAGCTGAAGCAGGATCCGACCGAGGTCGGCGCCGGCATGATCGACTGGAAGAAGCTGCTGCCCGCCGCCTATGCGGAGGGCGTGCGGGGCTTCTACTACGAGCAGGAGCCGCCGTTCGCCCACGCGCGCCTGGAGTCGGCCAAGATCAGCTATGATTACCTGGCCAAGGTGGTCGCCTGA
- a CDS encoding M20/M25/M40 family metallo-hydrolase yields the protein MKLARRQALVALGALAFARPALARAAPDLALYRAIRDEGLKRGRAMTYATSLTDRIGARLMGSPNMRRAYDWALARLRELGLSDPRLEPIGPFGLSWRQVRAWARMTEPGDAALAAVAAPWSVATEGTVQAEVIAVRLDTDQDLQRAEGRLGGKIVLLGSPKTASTADPAVVRYTDEQVLKGDAAEAVRAYYRTVADRRARQGREGLFKARRNAFLAAEGVAAVVLDGGGGEPGVMTVDGSDLGGRPWLAAERPVFPALYLGHEAYARCWRLAEGGAPPRLALEIVTEEGDPAEPGYNVVAELPGTDPALKSQVVLAGAHLDSWAAGAGAADNGAGVGAILEAVRILRALDLKPRRTIRVVLYGGEEQGLYGSEAYARQRLGHIPRSTAPEQLALSVEGRRAKVGPLVKGPEYEDFSVAFNLDGGSGRIRGVFTGENPALAALYRDWIAPLSDLGVLAVYDGPHWPADQSTFTEIGLPGISFLQDPLDYDSRAHHTNLDTLERLSPDDLAQAATVLAIFLINSANADVRAPRPGL from the coding sequence ATGAAGCTGGCGCGGCGACAGGCGCTGGTCGCCCTTGGCGCTCTGGCGTTCGCCCGCCCCGCCTTAGCGCGCGCCGCGCCGGACCTCGCGCTCTACCGGGCGATCCGCGACGAGGGCCTGAAGCGTGGCCGGGCCATGACCTACGCAACCAGCCTGACCGACAGGATCGGCGCGCGGCTGATGGGGTCCCCGAATATGCGCCGGGCCTATGACTGGGCGCTGGCGCGGCTGCGCGAGCTGGGACTGAGCGATCCTCGGCTGGAGCCGATCGGCCCGTTCGGCCTGTCCTGGCGGCAGGTTCGCGCCTGGGCCCGGATGACCGAGCCAGGCGACGCCGCGCTCGCCGCCGTGGCCGCGCCCTGGTCGGTGGCGACCGAGGGAACAGTCCAGGCCGAGGTGATCGCCGTGCGTCTGGACACCGACCAGGATCTGCAACGCGCCGAGGGACGGCTCGGCGGCAAGATCGTGCTGCTGGGATCTCCGAAAACCGCATCGACCGCCGACCCTGCCGTGGTCCGCTACACCGACGAGCAGGTTCTGAAGGGCGACGCCGCCGAGGCCGTGCGCGCCTACTATCGCACGGTCGCGGACCGTCGCGCGAGGCAGGGACGGGAAGGGCTGTTCAAGGCGCGTCGCAACGCTTTCCTGGCGGCCGAGGGCGTGGCGGCGGTGGTTCTGGACGGCGGTGGCGGCGAACCCGGCGTCATGACCGTCGACGGCTCCGATCTCGGCGGTCGGCCCTGGTTGGCCGCCGAGCGCCCGGTGTTCCCCGCGTTGTATCTAGGCCACGAGGCGTACGCCCGTTGCTGGCGCCTGGCGGAAGGCGGCGCTCCGCCTCGCCTGGCGCTTGAGATCGTCACCGAGGAGGGCGATCCCGCCGAGCCGGGCTACAACGTCGTCGCCGAACTGCCGGGGACGGATCCGGCGCTGAAGTCTCAGGTGGTGCTGGCCGGTGCGCACCTCGACAGCTGGGCTGCCGGCGCCGGAGCGGCCGACAACGGCGCGGGCGTGGGCGCCATCCTGGAGGCTGTCCGCATTCTGCGCGCTCTGGACCTGAAACCCCGCCGCACGATCCGCGTCGTGCTCTATGGCGGTGAGGAACAAGGCCTCTACGGCTCGGAAGCCTATGCCCGTCAACGCTTGGGCCATATCCCGCGCTCGACCGCGCCCGAGCAACTGGCTCTCTCGGTCGAGGGCCGTCGCGCCAAGGTCGGGCCGCTGGTCAAGGGACCGGAGTACGAGGACTTTTCCGTCGCCTTCAATCTGGATGGCGGCTCTGGTCGCATTCGAGGCGTGTTCACTGGCGAGAATCCAGCCCTGGCCGCGCTCTATCGCGACTGGATCGCGCCGCTGAGCGATCTGGGCGTGCTGGCGGTCTATGACGGACCGCACTGGCCCGCCGACCAGTCGACCTTCACTGAAATCGGCCTGCCGGGTATTTCCTTCCTGCAGGATCCGCTCGACTACGACAGCCGGGCGCACCACACGAACCTCGACACCCTGGAGCGCCTGTCGCCGGACGACTTGGCGCAAGCGGCGACGGTGCTGGCGATCTTTCTGATCAACAGCGCCAACGCCGACGTCAGGGCGCCGCGGCCTGGCCTCTGA
- a CDS encoding sialidase family protein, whose amino-acid sequence MAAFSSPRLPGSMLALIGVCLLAGPALAAPKAILKVEPVYVNAPYPQSHASTIVETAAGTLAAAWFGGTHERNPDVGIWFARRVDGQWREAREVANGVQADGRPRLPTWNPVLFQAPKGDLFLFYKVGPSPQAWWGMVITSCDDGQTWSPPRRLPDGILGPIKNKPVVLADGAWLSPVSLEQSEGVTQEDGGGWSLYFERSEDGGQTWTRTAPVASPLKIDAIQPSILFHPSGALEAVARTRQGALAQTWSKDGGRTWSPLATIDLPNPNSGTDAVTLADGRQLLVYNHAGQRPETPGKGPRVPLNLAISDDGVRWREVLTLESQPVPDGYAYPAIIQTRDGKVHVTYTVNRRGIRHVEIDPAALK is encoded by the coding sequence ATGGCCGCTTTCTCGTCCCCGCGCCTGCCGGGATCGATGCTCGCCCTGATCGGCGTCTGCCTGCTCGCCGGGCCCGCCCTGGCCGCGCCGAAAGCGATCCTCAAAGTCGAGCCGGTCTATGTGAACGCCCCCTATCCGCAGTCGCACGCCTCGACGATCGTGGAGACAGCTGCCGGCACGCTGGCGGCGGCCTGGTTTGGCGGCACGCACGAGCGCAATCCCGACGTCGGCATATGGTTCGCCCGCCGCGTCGATGGTCAGTGGCGAGAAGCCCGCGAGGTGGCCAATGGCGTCCAGGCGGACGGGCGCCCGCGCCTGCCGACCTGGAACCCGGTGCTGTTCCAGGCCCCGAAGGGCGACCTCTTCCTGTTCTACAAGGTCGGGCCCAGTCCGCAGGCCTGGTGGGGCATGGTCATCACCTCCTGCGACGATGGCCAGACCTGGAGCCCGCCCCGCCGCCTGCCCGACGGCATCCTGGGGCCGATCAAGAACAAGCCGGTGGTCCTGGCCGACGGCGCATGGCTCTCGCCCGTCAGCCTGGAACAGTCGGAGGGCGTCACCCAGGAGGACGGCGGCGGCTGGAGCCTCTATTTCGAGCGCAGCGAGGATGGCGGCCAGACGTGGACCAGGACCGCGCCGGTCGCCTCGCCGCTGAAGATCGACGCGATCCAGCCCAGCATCCTTTTCCATCCCAGCGGCGCGCTGGAGGCCGTGGCCCGCACCCGCCAGGGCGCGCTGGCGCAAACCTGGTCGAAGGACGGCGGCAGAACCTGGAGCCCGCTGGCGACGATCGACCTGCCCAATCCGAATTCCGGCACGGACGCCGTGACCCTGGCCGACGGTCGTCAACTGCTGGTCTACAACCACGCCGGCCAGCGGCCGGAAACGCCTGGCAAGGGGCCGCGCGTCCCGTTGAACCTGGCGATCTCGGACGATGGGGTGCGTTGGCGCGAGGTGCTGACGCTGGAAAGCCAGCCGGTTCCAGACGGCTACGCCTATCCTGCCATCATCCAGACCCGGGACGGCAAGGTGCATGTCACCTACACCGTCAACCGTCGCGGCATCCGCCACGTCGAGATCGATCCGGCCGCCCTGAAATAG
- a CDS encoding LacI family DNA-binding transcriptional regulator produces the protein MATIQDVARDAGVSTATVSRVFSAPELVLEATRAKVMEAVARLGYEPNFAAKSLRTLRTEKILVTVPDISNPFFSQVIRGVEEAALAAGYSVLLGDTRHEEAREEQYAAMFRRKEADGLIFLGHRLPDVLAEMVAAKGPKTPIVNGCEFRPGLAVSSAHIDNERAAAEVVDYLYGLGHTRIGVVTGPLASPISSDRLAGVLSAAQRHGRASALRISIGDFSIESGVRQAGELLDEPGRPTAIFCFSDEMAMGAIEAIRQRGLRCPEDVSLVGFDDIRFAQYLHPQLTTVSQPKEQIGHEVVRLLLDILSDRASTLQNVTLPHRLIVRASTAPPAQA, from the coding sequence ATGGCGACCATTCAAGATGTTGCGCGCGACGCGGGGGTGTCCACCGCGACGGTTTCACGGGTGTTCAGCGCGCCCGAACTGGTGCTGGAGGCGACCCGCGCCAAGGTGATGGAAGCGGTCGCGCGTCTGGGCTACGAGCCGAACTTCGCGGCCAAGAGCCTGCGCACCCTGCGCACCGAGAAGATTCTGGTCACCGTGCCGGACATCTCGAACCCATTCTTCTCGCAGGTGATCCGCGGCGTGGAGGAAGCCGCCCTGGCCGCCGGCTACTCGGTGTTGTTGGGCGACACCCGCCACGAAGAGGCTCGCGAGGAGCAGTACGCGGCCATGTTTCGGCGCAAGGAGGCCGACGGCCTGATCTTCCTGGGTCACCGCCTGCCCGACGTCCTGGCCGAGATGGTCGCGGCCAAGGGGCCCAAGACGCCGATCGTCAACGGCTGCGAGTTCCGGCCGGGACTGGCGGTCTCCAGCGCTCATATCGACAACGAGCGCGCCGCCGCCGAGGTCGTCGACTACCTCTACGGCCTGGGCCATACTCGGATCGGGGTTGTGACCGGTCCGCTGGCCAGCCCGATCAGCAGCGACCGCCTGGCCGGCGTATTGTCGGCCGCCCAACGCCACGGCCGAGCCAGCGCCTTGCGCATCTCCATCGGCGACTTCTCGATCGAGTCGGGCGTGCGCCAGGCGGGCGAGCTGCTGGACGAGCCCGGCCGCCCGACCGCGATCTTCTGCTTCAGCGACGAGATGGCCATGGGCGCCATCGAGGCGATCCGCCAACGGGGCCTGCGCTGTCCGGAGGACGTCTCGCTCGTCGGCTTCGATGACATTCGCTTCGCGCAGTATCTGCATCCGCAGCTGACCACGGTCAGTCAGCCCAAGGAGCAGATCGGCCACGAGGTGGTGCGCCTGCTGCTGGACATCCTGAGCGACCGCGCCAGCACCCTGCAGAACGTCACCCTGCCCCACCGCCTGATCGTCCGGGCCAGCACGGCGCCGCCGGCGCAGGCCTAG
- a CDS encoding alpha-L-rhamnosidase encodes MARLNRRTVVGLALGAAGAGLSPGGAMALDAGLGITDLRVEWLTQPVGVDTRRPRFRWLLAADKPRRDVSVLGARVIVASSPSRLAARQGDVWDSGPRKGGRLTLSPNRDLPLVSHRPYWWAVEIVDASGARCWSPPARFVTGILDATEWRARWIMARPEKVRGNHVRGVDKTLADPEDTALPLLRKGFQLERLPERAVVSVIGLGHFELSVNGKPVTASVFNPGWTAYDRTALYTTYEVQELLRPGANVLGVMLGGGMYDVEKIPGRKSKFVDSFGRPKLLLQLSLHYPDGRVEHVVSDTDWRVTEGPIVFASMFGGEDVDARRERTGWNLPGADEAGWRPALAAPPQKARLKAQGVPPIVVHRRFKPVAITEPKPGVFVYDLGENFSGRPDLVVRGPAGAKVTLTPAEVLGEDGLAWQRSFNAGPDRWVLYNYILAGQGDERFTPRFNYHGFRYLQVEGAAPAGRGRAGVPEVVSLTGEFLHADLPQVGTFDCDDPLFVRIHGLIERAVVSNAFSVLTDCPHREKLGWLEQTHLNAATIFYNRDATTLYEKMIGDIVDTQQADGMVPGIAPEYVAFLEPDGRDQDARNSPEWGAAVVLSPWAAYRTYGDTRAMVDGYPAMWRYVDYLASRAAGHIVDFGLGDWYDVGPGKLGASQLTSRALTGTATWYQALDALARIARVLGRPESEADEARRRADVVKAAFNQRFFDAATGSYDRGSQTATAMPLALGMVPTGQEGRVLDALVKAVRASQDGITAGDVGFHYVVRALTENGRDDVLFDMMSVKDRPSYGYQLAQGGTALAEAWNADPTKSLNHFMLGHGEGWLFGSLAGITVDFAAEPDRVITIAPKPVGTVNAASATYRSTLGEVKTAWRREGGLIRLDVDVPAGARATVLLPTTRPNAVLETGRPVVGAKGVRATRAVARGLEMVVGSGAYSFSASL; translated from the coding sequence ATGGCCAGGCTGAACCGCAGGACCGTCGTGGGGTTGGCCTTGGGCGCGGCCGGCGCGGGCCTGTCGCCGGGCGGAGCGATGGCCCTGGACGCGGGTCTCGGGATCACGGATTTGCGCGTCGAATGGCTGACCCAGCCGGTCGGGGTCGATACGCGCCGTCCGCGTTTCCGTTGGCTGCTGGCCGCGGATAAGCCGCGGCGAGACGTTTCGGTTCTAGGCGCGCGCGTTATCGTCGCCAGCTCACCAAGCCGCCTGGCCGCTCGCCAGGGTGATGTCTGGGACAGCGGGCCTCGGAAGGGCGGGCGCCTGACGCTGAGCCCGAACAGAGACCTGCCGCTGGTGTCGCATCGTCCGTACTGGTGGGCCGTGGAGATCGTCGACGCATCCGGCGCACGATGCTGGAGCCCGCCCGCGCGGTTCGTCACCGGAATCCTCGACGCTACCGAATGGCGGGCGCGCTGGATCATGGCGCGGCCCGAGAAGGTGCGTGGAAACCACGTGCGCGGGGTAGACAAGACGCTGGCCGATCCGGAAGACACGGCCTTGCCGTTGCTTCGCAAGGGTTTCCAGCTTGAGCGCCTGCCCGAGCGGGCGGTGGTCTCGGTCATCGGTCTGGGTCATTTCGAGCTGTCGGTGAATGGCAAGCCCGTGACCGCCAGCGTCTTCAATCCGGGTTGGACGGCTTACGACCGTACGGCGCTCTACACGACCTACGAGGTTCAGGAGCTTCTGCGGCCGGGCGCGAATGTGCTGGGCGTGATGCTGGGCGGCGGCATGTACGACGTCGAGAAGATCCCAGGGCGAAAGTCCAAGTTCGTCGACAGCTTCGGCCGCCCCAAGCTGCTCCTGCAACTCAGCCTGCACTATCCGGACGGGCGCGTGGAGCATGTGGTCAGCGACACCGATTGGCGGGTCACCGAAGGGCCGATCGTCTTCGCCTCGATGTTCGGCGGCGAGGATGTCGACGCGCGGCGCGAGCGGACCGGCTGGAACCTGCCGGGCGCCGACGAAGCGGGCTGGCGACCGGCGCTGGCCGCTCCGCCGCAAAAAGCGCGACTGAAGGCCCAGGGCGTCCCGCCGATCGTCGTCCATCGCCGTTTCAAGCCGGTGGCGATCACCGAGCCCAAGCCGGGCGTCTTCGTCTATGACCTGGGCGAGAACTTCTCCGGGCGTCCGGACCTGGTGGTGCGCGGACCGGCCGGCGCCAAGGTGACCTTGACCCCCGCCGAGGTGCTGGGCGAGGACGGCTTGGCCTGGCAGCGCAGCTTCAACGCCGGTCCGGACCGCTGGGTGCTCTACAACTACATCCTGGCCGGCCAGGGCGACGAACGCTTCACGCCGCGCTTCAACTATCACGGCTTTCGCTACCTGCAGGTCGAGGGCGCGGCCCCCGCGGGGCGTGGTCGCGCCGGCGTGCCGGAGGTCGTGTCGCTGACCGGCGAGTTCCTGCATGCGGACCTGCCCCAGGTCGGAACCTTCGACTGCGACGATCCGCTGTTCGTCCGCATCCACGGTCTGATCGAGCGGGCGGTGGTCAGCAACGCCTTCAGCGTCCTGACCGATTGCCCCCATCGCGAGAAGCTGGGCTGGCTGGAACAGACCCATCTCAATGCGGCGACGATCTTCTACAATCGCGACGCCACGACCCTGTATGAGAAGATGATCGGCGATATCGTCGACACCCAGCAGGCCGACGGCATGGTCCCCGGCATCGCGCCGGAATATGTCGCCTTCCTCGAGCCCGACGGTCGCGACCAGGACGCGCGCAATTCGCCCGAATGGGGCGCGGCGGTGGTGCTTAGCCCCTGGGCGGCCTATCGTACCTATGGCGACACCAGGGCCATGGTCGACGGCTATCCGGCGATGTGGCGCTATGTCGATTACCTGGCCTCGCGCGCCGCCGGACACATCGTCGATTTCGGCCTGGGCGACTGGTACGACGTCGGGCCGGGCAAGCTGGGCGCCTCGCAGCTGACCAGTCGGGCGCTGACGGGCACGGCCACATGGTATCAGGCGCTGGACGCCCTGGCGCGGATCGCGCGCGTGCTGGGACGGCCGGAGAGCGAGGCCGACGAGGCGCGGCGTCGAGCCGACGTGGTCAAGGCGGCGTTCAACCAGCGCTTTTTCGATGCAGCAACGGGCTCGTACGATCGCGGCAGCCAGACCGCCACCGCCATGCCGCTGGCGCTGGGCATGGTTCCGACCGGGCAGGAAGGGCGGGTGCTGGACGCCCTGGTGAAGGCCGTGCGGGCCAGCCAGGACGGTATCACCGCCGGGGACGTCGGTTTCCACTACGTGGTGCGAGCCTTGACCGAGAATGGCCGCGACGACGTGCTGTTCGATATGATGTCGGTGAAGGACCGGCCCAGCTACGGCTATCAGCTGGCCCAGGGCGGCACCGCCCTGGCCGAGGCCTGGAACGCCGATCCGACCAAGTCGCTGAACCACTTCATGCTCGGCCATGGCGAGGGCTGGCTGTTCGGCTCTCTAGCGGGGATCACCGTGGATTTCGCCGCCGAGCCCGATCGCGTGATCACCATTGCGCCCAAGCCGGTCGGGACCGTCAACGCGGCGTCCGCGACCTATCGCTCGACCCTGGGCGAGGTGAAGACCGCCTGGCGGCGCGAGGGCGGATTGATCCGGCTGGATGTCGATGTGCCGGCTGGCGCGCGGGCGACGGTGCTGCTGCCCACCACGCGACCGAACGCGGTGCTGGAAACGGGACGGCCGGTGGTGGGCGCGAAGGGCGTCCGCGCGACGCGGGCCGTGGCGCGGGGGCTGGAAATGGTCGTAGGATCCGGAGCTTACAGTTTCTCTGCGTCGCTCTGA
- a CDS encoding 3-keto-disaccharide hydrolase produces the protein MKIKNVIAASTAGLVLLAGLAALAQSKPEETEVWAPTPAKVTPAQTAGGAPSDAVVLFDGHDLDQWVASQDKSPAGWTVADGVITVNKARGNIETKRAFRDYQLHLEWRVPADITGTGQARGNSGVFLASTGPRDQGYEVQILDSYENATYVNGQAGSVYKQHPPLVNASRAPGQWQTYDIVWRAPLFAADGALAKPATVTVIHNGVLVQDNAVLAGETVYIGKPSYNAHGATPIKLQAHGDPSEPISFRNIWVRELAPRP, from the coding sequence ATGAAGATCAAGAACGTGATCGCCGCTTCCACGGCCGGCCTGGTCTTGCTGGCCGGGCTGGCGGCCTTGGCCCAGAGCAAGCCCGAGGAGACCGAAGTCTGGGCGCCGACGCCGGCCAAGGTCACGCCGGCCCAGACCGCGGGCGGCGCGCCGTCGGACGCGGTGGTCCTGTTCGATGGCCACGATCTGGATCAGTGGGTCGCTTCGCAAGACAAGTCGCCGGCCGGCTGGACGGTGGCGGACGGCGTCATCACCGTGAACAAGGCGCGCGGCAACATCGAGACCAAGCGCGCCTTCCGCGACTATCAGCTACATCTGGAATGGCGCGTGCCGGCGGACATTACCGGGACCGGCCAGGCGCGGGGCAACAGCGGGGTCTTCCTGGCGTCGACGGGCCCGCGCGATCAGGGCTACGAGGTGCAGATCCTCGACAGCTACGAGAACGCGACGTACGTGAACGGCCAGGCGGGCAGCGTCTACAAGCAGCATCCGCCGCTGGTCAACGCCAGTCGCGCGCCGGGCCAGTGGCAGACCTATGACATCGTCTGGCGCGCGCCGCTGTTCGCTGCGGATGGCGCATTGGCCAAGCCCGCCACCGTGACGGTGATCCACAACGGCGTGCTGGTGCAGGACAACGCCGTGCTGGCTGGCGAGACGGTCTATATCGGCAAGCCCAGCTACAATGCCCATGGAGCCACGCCCATCAAGCTGCAGGCGCATGGGGATCCCAGCGAGCCGATCAGCTTCCGCAACATCTGGGTCCGGGAGCTGGCGCCGCGCCCCTAG
- a CDS encoding MFS transporter encodes MKTSFRLFLMMVLQLAIWGAWAPKIFPYMGMLGFEPWQQSLVGSSWGVAALVGIFFSNQFADRNFSAERFLAVSHLIGGLALVGTAFATSFWPFFACYLIFSLVYVPTLSVTNSIAFANLKDPAADFGAVRMGGTVGWVLVSWPFVFLLGAHSSAEQVRWIFLVAAILSFVFAAYSLTLPHTPARKDAPGIDNLAWRRALKLLAAPFVLVLFLVTFIDSVIHNGYFVMADAFLTNRVGIAGNLSMVVLSLGQVAEILTMFFLGRVLARLGWKVTMIIGVLGHAARFAVFAFFADSIPVIVAVQLLHGICYAFFFATVYIFVDAVFPKDVRSSAQGLFNLLILGVGNVVASFLFPSLISRLSQTGADGVASVDYTSLFLVPAGMALAAVLLLALFFRPPSRGPVAETDEVPATASPAQV; translated from the coding sequence ATGAAGACGAGCTTCCGGCTCTTCCTGATGATGGTGCTGCAACTGGCGATCTGGGGCGCCTGGGCGCCGAAGATCTTTCCCTACATGGGCATGCTGGGCTTCGAGCCCTGGCAGCAGTCGCTGGTCGGCAGCTCGTGGGGCGTGGCCGCCCTGGTCGGCATCTTCTTTTCCAACCAGTTCGCCGACCGGAACTTCTCGGCCGAGCGGTTTCTGGCGGTCAGCCACTTGATCGGCGGTCTGGCCCTGGTCGGCACGGCGTTCGCGACCAGCTTCTGGCCGTTCTTCGCCTGCTACCTGATCTTCAGCCTAGTCTATGTGCCGACCCTGTCGGTCACCAACTCGATCGCCTTCGCCAACCTGAAGGACCCTGCCGCCGACTTCGGCGCGGTGCGCATGGGCGGAACGGTCGGTTGGGTGCTGGTCAGCTGGCCCTTCGTCTTCCTGCTGGGCGCGCATTCGTCTGCCGAGCAGGTGCGCTGGATCTTCCTGGTCGCAGCGATCCTGTCGTTTGTCTTCGCCGCCTATTCGTTGACCCTGCCGCATACGCCGGCCCGCAAGGACGCCCCGGGGATCGACAACCTGGCCTGGCGACGCGCCTTAAAGCTCTTGGCCGCGCCGTTCGTGCTGGTGCTGTTCCTGGTCACCTTCATCGATTCCGTGATCCACAACGGCTACTTCGTGATGGCCGACGCCTTCCTGACCAACCGCGTCGGCATCGCCGGCAACCTCTCGATGGTGGTGCTGAGCCTGGGTCAGGTGGCCGAGATCCTGACCATGTTCTTCCTGGGTCGCGTGCTGGCCAGGCTGGGCTGGAAGGTGACGATGATCATCGGCGTCCTGGGCCACGCCGCGCGCTTCGCGGTCTTCGCCTTCTTCGCCGACAGCATCCCGGTGATCGTGGCCGTGCAGCTGCTGCACGGGATCTGCTACGCGTTCTTCTTCGCCACCGTGTACATCTTCGTCGACGCGGTGTTCCCCAAGGACGTCCGCTCCAGCGCCCAGGGCCTGTTCAACCTGCTGATCCTGGGCGTCGGCAACGTGGTGGCCAGCTTCCTCTTCCCGTCGCTGATCAGCCGCCTCAGCCAGACCGGCGCCGATGGCGTCGCCAGCGTCGACTACACCAGTCTGTTCCTGGTTCCGGCCGGCATGGCCCTGGCGGCCGTGCTGCTGCTGGCCCTGTTCTTCCGTCCGCCGTCGCGCGGCCCAGTCGCCGAGACCGACGAGGTTCCCGCGACCGCCAGCCCGGCCCAAGTCTAA